In Toxoplasma gondii ME49 chromosome X, whole genome shotgun sequence, a single genomic region encodes these proteins:
- a CDS encoding hypothetical protein (encoded by transcript TGME49_214787): MKKARNRGGETLRETPQLYDEKSGSTGGVCVQEDFRNYGKKSEGKRRQTRCRPGTNKKNSYCPLTVVS; the protein is encoded by the coding sequence ATGAAGAAAGCGCGAAACAGGGGCGGTGAAACGCTGAGAGAGACCCCGCAACTTTACGACgagaaaagtggaagcaCAGGCGGCGTGTGCGTGCAAGAAGACTTCCGGAATTACGGGAAAAAGAGCgagggaaagaggagacaaacacGATGTCGGCCAGGCACCAACAAGAAAAATTCCTATTGCCCGTTAACAGTGGTGTCGTAG
- a CDS encoding glycoprotein (encoded by transcript TGME49_214790) — translation MATSASVFRLFSSKTPLGLPGVLSSSRERMFLSSSFCSAVLREGRLGAVPFKAPAGLAAAATNSRFFSPLTGTQSSAFAAEKRAFSSEADSSVEAASKDLLKTIQSEIQHEQSTYEQDADLKKFLQTSGWSVAESDNNMMVTLQRQVGSKKVVVEFSCVQSAEAPTEEGPMPEMSDFTVTITNPDESGVTFYCSTTQDEEDKFRYCIGQVRFFKNAEEKESLNVYPGPYFEDLDDSFQQGLDEWLAKMGVDPELCDFIDRFSVDKENREYLAWLKKLAQFVEH, via the exons ATGGCGacttctgcctctgtttttcgtctcttttcttccaaAACCCCACTGGGCCTTCCTGGGGTTCTTTCGAGCTCCCGCGAGCGcatgttcctctcttcttccttctgctctgcgGTGCTGCGCGAGGGGAGACTCGGAGCGGTCCCTTTCAAAGCCCCCGCGGGTCTCGCGGCGGCAGCCACAAAcagtcgcttcttctccccgctcACGGGCACCCAGAGCTCCGCTTTTGCGGCTGAAAAAAGAGCTTTCTCTTCCGAAGCCGACAGCTCGGTAGAAGCTGCTTCCAAGGACCTCCTGAAAACGATTCAGAGCGAGATCCAGCACGAACAGTCCACCTACGAACAGGACGCCGACCTCAAGAAGTTCCTGCAAACCTCCGGGTGGAGTGTCGCCGAAAGCGACAACAACATGATGGTGACGCTTCAGCGACAAGTTGGCA GCAAGAAGGTGGTGGTTGAGTTCAGCTGTGTGCAGAGCGCAGAGGCGCCCACCGAGGAGGGCCCGATGCCCGAGATGTCTGACTTCACTGTGACGATTACGAACCCGGACGAGTCGGGAGTGACTTTTTACTGCAGCACTAcacaagacgaagaagacaagtTCCGCTACTGCATTGGTCAAGTGCGCTTCTTcaagaacgcagaagagaaagagagcctGAATGTGTACCCCGGCCCATACTTTGAGGATCTGGACGACTCTTTCCAGCAGGGTCTGGACGAGTGGCTGGCCAAGATGGGCGTCGACCCAGAGCTGTGTGACTTCATCGACCGCTTTTCTGTCGACAAGGAAAACCGAGAGTACCTCGCGTGGCTGAAGAAACTCGCTCAGTTCGTCGAACACTGA
- a CDS encoding hypothetical protein (encoded by transcript TGME49_214800) has product MARKQKGEKFAEPPGTASRPGDVEENAPMNGKESSPWTGGEPVGGKPIPPSSRLSCEASQCDSRVLSGNFQHGPPAKALQPAGGTSRVVKKRKTDRSSQSGSASPKESSRQEKKAVGSRCSAATTPPSLPSWAQREREALETLTDEFYARHRLYLRVWPVTASQEEGESSRGKKKGDEDEASKLRQEQLMNMRVMLHDRVAENLSFTCTQYNSPLQPPRNRCLPSFLKPRGYRACRLACTDEVNLSVTTTGTSEDPECDNPREGDGGAPHGEETAEELLEEATEGTAEGEGIRRKGSVGEAESIEASGEDKINELQKSLLADGFTGCWILLLSEKYIPPAEEPHLPPPQGQEPQRPAESPAGSRAGRPSADHGDASVSGGGHSNGSGDTQKPGGLETSPTPRVRRVIVCGALVEVYSNNERQISALWCLPCLSAQSTRLLLQAFLPRLVVEALKLPDVLPPPSAAEPKKKKRAKGPGKGGDNAGSESDLESVAASLGGAENDGEEGPPAPMKSVFAVCEDTLLWPRQALFLLASPTKMDFLRHVEPLQPQALVPPGPDEEAQPQLHVDAGLGPQWRDCNCRRRFHAEAQRPKPQSMEPGKAASSWGAKHTTQSPNFPTTTQAPDTFLRFFSVSELWAARLMPPKEARARLEAAETRGPEEPNDAPETRTEPEATPGAVAKSAKHLKTKEEQRHASVWPLFSDGWASLVPKETCDQLVEEIYGGMPYLRQYFDEDPQETNVARDEMCGLTEDECRTILQW; this is encoded by the coding sequence atggcgaggaagcagaaaggcgaaaagTTTGCGGAGCCACCCGGGACGGCCTCTAGGCCTGGAGACGTAGAGGAGAACGCGCCCATGAACGGGAAGGAAAGCTCGCCTTGGACCGGCGGGGAACCGGTGGGAGGTAAGCCGattccaccttcttctcgcctctcgtgTGAAGCAAGCCAGTGCGACTCAAGAGTTCTCAGCGGAAATTTCCAGCACGGACCTCCCGCCAAAGCGCTCCAGCCTGCGGGCGGGACAAGTCGAGTAGtcaagaagcgaaagaccGACAGATCTTCGCAGAGCGGATCGGCTTCCCCGAAAGAGTCTTCTcggcaagagaagaaggccgtCGGTAGTCGCTGCTCCGCTGCCACcactcctccctctctcccgaGCTGGGCACAGCGGGAGCGGGAGGCTCTCGAAACGCTGACGGATGAGTTCTACGCGCGCCACAGACTATACCTGCGAGTCTGGCCGGTGACCGCGTCTcaggaggaaggggagagctcgagggggaagaagaagggcgaTGAGGACGAGGCCTCCAAGTTGAGACAAGAGCAACTGATGAACATGAGAGTCATGCTCCACGACCGCGTCGCGGAAAACCTCTCGTTCACATGCACACAGTACAACAGCCCGCTGCAACCTCCACGGAACCGGTGTCTCCCGAGTTTCTTGAAGCCACGCGGATACCGAGCCTGTCGCCTCGCATGCACTGATGAAGTCAATCTCTCCGTCACCACCACAGGGACATCTGAGGACCCCGAATGCGACAACccccgagaaggcgacggcggcgcTCCCcacggcgaggagacagcagaggagCTCCTGGAGGAGGCAACAGAGGGAACAGCAGAGGGGGAGGGGATTAGAAGGAAGGGCAGTGTTGGTGAAGCCGAGTCGATTGAAGCgagtggagaagacaagaTCAACGAGCTTCAAAAGTCGCTTCTCGCGGATGGCTTCACAGGCTGCTGGATTCTTTTGCTCTCTGAGAAATACATCCCGCCCGCAGAGGAGCCCCACCTTCCCCCGCCACAGGGCCAGGAGCCCCAGAGGCCCGCAGAGAGCCCCGCAGGATCGAGAGCTGGCAGACCTTCCGCGGACCACGGGgacgcttctgtctctggaggcgGCCATTCGAACGGGAGtggagacacgcagaagcCCGGAGGCCTAGAAACGTCTCCGACGCCTCGTGTACGGAGAGTGATTGTCTGTGGGGCTTTGGTGGAGGTGTATTCGAACaacgagagacagatctCTGCCCTTTGGTGTCTCCCCTGTTTGTCTGCCCAATCCACGCGGCTGTTGCTCCAAGCCTTTCTGCCTCGGCTGGTCGTCGAGGCGCTGAAGCTTCCGGACGTCCTCCCGCCGCCGTCTGCGgcggagccgaagaagaagaagagagcgaagggtCCGGGCAAGGGGGGCGACAACGCGGGCTCTGAGAGCGATCTGGAGTCTGTCGCAGCGAGCCTTGGGGGCGCGGAGaacgacggcgaggaaggcccTCCCGCGCCGATGAAGAGCGTCTTTGCAGTCTGTGAAGACACGCTTCTCTGGCCTCGCCAGGCTCTCTTTCTACTCGCGTCCCCCACAAAAATGGACTTTCTGCGACATGTCGAGCCTCTCCAACCCCAGGCTCTTGTTCCCCCAGGTCCtgacgaagaagcgcagcCTCAACTGCATGTGGACGCGGGCCTCGGACCCCAGTGGCGCGACTGTAACTGCCGCCGGCGGTTTCACGCTGAGGCGCAGAGGCCAAAGCCTCAAAGCATGGAACCAGGCAAAGCCGCCAGCAGCTGGGGTGCGAAACACACTACGCAGTCGCCGAACTTCCCAACAACAACGCAGGCGCCTGATaccttcctccgcttcttctcagtTAGCGAACTGTGGGCGGCGCGCCTGATGCCCCCGAAGGAGGCCCGCGCGCGCCTCGAGGCCGCGGAGACACGGGGGCCCGAAGAGCCCAACGACGCACCGGAGACACGGACGGAGCCCGAGGCGACGCCAGGGGCTGTGGCGAAGAGCGCGAAGCACTTGAAGACcaaagaagagcagagacacgcgagtgtctggcctctcttctcagaCGGATGGGCCAGCTTGGTGCCGAAGGAAACATGCGACCAGCTGGTCGAAGAAATCTACGGAGGCATGCCCTACCTTCGGCAGTACTTCGATGAAGACCCTCAAGAAACGAATGTGGCTCGAGACGAAATGTGTGGCTTAACTGAAGACGAGTGCCGCACAATCCTGCAGTGGTGA
- a CDS encoding erythronate-4-phosphate dehydrogenase domain-containing protein (encoded by transcript TGME49_214760~Signal peptide predicted by SignalP 2.0 HMM (probability 0.594) with cleavage site probability 0.442 at residue 32) yields MHSRKAPLATMARETPPPSLTLVVLLAAEVPLDTPTTLEAPESISRVILPRFRQFLKTKHPEKAIRVVPVWSEESLLSQKEALADATAVFVLDNDGSCLPALYAHAKRLRWLHSMSAGVDCFSFFLNSTPSHKSASQTLAEDPGFLVTNGKGVFSRPLAEYVAAAMLHFAKDICRLQKLKHERSWNPAPMHQLRGKTVGFLGYGDIARETAKLLRAFGMRCVAMKRSANSEENSLAEKVWTSADPDRLEFFKISDFVVCSLPGTPETRHAVGAAEFSAMKPSAVFVSIGRGSVVDEHALLKALETKALAGAALDVFATEPLPETSPLWKAENLLISSHCCDWVKDHSAEEAFRVFEENFRRFLQGAQTQQDMYTPINKQLGY; encoded by the exons atgcactcgagaAAAGCTCCTCTCGCTACCATGGCGCGCGAAacgcctccgccttctctcacTCTCGTCGTCTTGCTCGCAGCCGAAGTGCCTCTCGACACCCCAACAACGCTTGAGGCTCCGGAGTCGATTTCGCGGGTTATTCTTCCTAGATTTCGGCAATTCCTGAAAACGAAGCACCCTGAGAAAGCGATTCGCGTCGTCCCCGTCTGGTCCGAAGAGAGTCTTCTGAGTCAGAAGGAGGCACTTGCAGAT GCGACTGCGGTGTTCGTGCTTGATAATGACGGCAGCTGTTTGCCTGCGCTCTACGCACATGCGAAGCGTCTTCGCTGGCTGCACAGTATGTCTGCTGGCGTCGActgcttttcgtttttcctcaaCTCCACACCGTCGCACAAGAGCGCCTCTCAAACGCTCGCCGAAGATCCCGGATTCCTCGTCACCAACGGCAAGGGCGTTTTCTCGCGACCCCTGGCAGAGTATGTCGCCGCTGCGATGCTGCACTTTGCCAAGGACATTTGTCGCCTGCAGAAACTGAAACACGAGCGCTCGTGGAACCCTGCGCCCATGCACCAGTTGCGGGGAAAGACTGTAGGCTTTCTCGGTTACGGCGACATTgcaagagaaacagcgaaactCCTCCGG GCTTTTGGCATGCGGTGTGTTGCCATGAAACGCTCGGCGAACTCTGAAGAAAATTCACTTGCAGAAAAAGTATGGACCTCCGCTGATCCAGATCGTCTCGAG TTCTTTAAGATCTCAGACTTCGTCGTTTGCTCTCTCCCGGGGACGCCTGAGACGCGCCACGCTGTGGGAGCGGCTGAGTTTTCTGCGATGAAACCCTCTGCTGTTTTCGTTTCGATTGGTCGAGGCTCTGTCGTCGACGAGCATGCACTCTTGAAA GCgctggagacgaaggcgctcGCGGGGGCTGCTCTGGATGTGTTTGCCACGGAACCGCTGCCTGAAACGTCTCCTCTttggaaagcagaaaatcTTTTGATTTCCTCTCACTGCTGCGACTGGGTGAAAGACCATAGCGCGGAAGAGGCTTTTCGTGTTTTCGAGGAGAATTTTCGTCGTTTTTTACAGGGTGCACAAACTCAGCAAGACATGTACACACCAATAAATAAGCAGCTGGGGTATTGA
- a CDS encoding small GTP binding protein rab1a, putative (encoded by transcript TGME49_214770), producing MKPEYDYLFKLLLIGDSGVGKSCLLLRFADDTYTESYISTIGVDFKIRTIDLDGKTVKLQIWDTAGQERFRTITSSYYRGAHGIIIVYDVTDRESFNNVKNWMMEIDKYAMEGVSKLLVGNKCDLTSKRTVTYEEGKEFADSCNMRFIETSAKNAHNVEQAFHIMASEIKARVQVNQQQSRPNANVRLGPSQPVRSVSSGCC from the exons ATGAAGCCTGAATA CGACTATCTTTTCAAGCTGCTTCTCATTGGCGACTCCGGCGTCGGGAAatcttgtctcctcctgcgGTTTGCG GACGACACGTACACAGAGAGTTACATCAGCACCATTGGCGTTGATTTCAAAATTCGAACCATCGATTTGGACGGAAAAACTGTGAAACTTCAAATT TGGGACACCGCCGGCCAGGAGCGCTTCCGCACCATCACCTCTTCGTACTACAGAGGAGCTCACGGCATCATCATTGTGTACGACGTGACGGACCGCGAGTCTTTCAACAATGTCAAGAACTGGATGATGGAGATTGACAA ATACGCCATGGAAGGCGTGAGCAAGCTGCTGGTGGGGAACAAATGTGACTTGACGTCAAAGCGAACCGTGACAtacgaagaagggaaggagtTCGCCGACAGCTGCAACATGCGCTTCATAGAAACTTCTGCGAAGAATGCCCACAACGTGGAACAG GCCTTCCACATCATGGCAAGTGAGATCAAAGCGCGCGTTCAGGTGAACCAGCAGCAGAGTCGACCGAATGCGAATGTGAGGCTAGGCCCGTCCCAGCCGGTTCGCAGCGTCTCTTCGGGTTGTTGCTGA
- a CDS encoding hypothetical protein (encoded by transcript TGME49_214783), which translates to METVAFAQLRGVCTGTRLDLEHIHTRNYGRLCVDVKRQIRKLFWSNGRQKKRDIFGSISS; encoded by the exons ATGGAGACCGTCGCATTTGCACAGCTG AGAGGTGTGTGCACAGGAACACGGCTAGATTTGGAGCATATCCATACGCGGAACTACGGACGCTTATGTGTAGATGTAAAGAGGCAGATCCGGAAACTGTTCTGGAGCAATGGTCgtcagaagaaaagagataTCTTTGGCAGCATTTCAAGCTAA
- a CDS encoding hydrolase, NUDIX family protein (encoded by transcript TGME49_214780~Signal peptide predicted by SignalP 2.0 HMM (probability 0.877) with cleavage site probability 0.786 at residue 22): protein MLRRHIGCFLIPLVELHHLVCSRPLSPPLVRKTWYFPHIQAPGFLSKRMFQMSLTAEEPKPAVEARAAGFLVYKIDENAKANEANKVQFLMMRASYEPFHWTPPKGHVDGTEKPLETALRETEEETGFAECDLVVDSQFERRLHYVARGKQKETIYFLARLQDPFKDATLSDEHTEARWVNAEEAVALGGFADMASVLREADAFIRASLKSKELREREEM from the exons ATGTTGAGACGACATATCGGGTGTTTTCTTATCCCTCTCGTCGAGCTCCACCACCTCGTCTGTAGTCGTCCTCTGTCACCGCCTCTCGTGCGAAAAACGTGGTATTTTCCACATATACAAGCCCCCGGGTTCCTCTCCAAACGCATGTTCCAAATGTCACTTACCGC agaagAGCCGAAGCCAGCCGTCGAGGCCCGAGCCGCAGGGTTTCTCGTTTACAAGATCGACGAGAATGCCAAGGCAAACGAAGCTAACAAAGTTCAGTTTCTCATGATGAGAGCGTCCTACGAACCGTTCCACTGGACTCCGCCGAAAG GCCATGTGGATGGCACCGAGAAACCACTAGAGACAGCGttgcgagagacagaagaagaaacgggaTTTGCCGAATGTGATCTCGTCGTCGACTCCCAGTTCGAAAGA AGGCTTCATTACGTCGCTcgagggaagcagaaggagacaatTTATTTTCTCGCACGTCTCCAAGACCCTTTCAAGGATGCCACTCTGTCTGATGAGCACACCGAAGCGCG GTGGGTGAATGCGGAAGAGGCTGTCGCCCTTGGCGGCTTCGCAGACATGGCGAGTGTCCTGCGAGAAGCAGATGCGTTCATTCGAGCTTCATTGAAAAGCAAAGAGTTGCGAGAACGTGAAGAAATGTAa